The Chrysiogenia bacterium sequence CGTCTTTGAGACGCGCTCCACCAGCGGCGATTTTTCGCTGGATATCTGTTCGCAGTGCCATCCGTTCTACACGGGCAAGCAGAAGCTTGTCGATACCGCGGGCCGGGTTGAGCGCTTCCGTCGGAAATACGGTAAGACCGAAGACAAAAAGTAGCGACCCCAGAGTTTCCAAAGCCGCCCGCAGACGCCAAGTGCAGTCGCGGGCGGTTTTGTTTTATGAGCTGAATGCGCTCTGATAGCGCCGGCCGGATAGAGTCATGTTCGAGAAACTTGCGGAAATCGAGACCCGTTTCCAGGAAGTGGAAAAACTCCTCTCGGACCCCAGTGTGGTGTCCGACCGGGACCGCTTTACCAAACTCTCGCGTGAACACTCCGAACTCGAACCCCTCATGGGCGCGTGGGCCATCCTGCGCAAGACCCGCGAGGAGATGGCCTCCCACAAGGAACTTCTCGAAGAAGAGAGCGACGAAGACCTGCGCGAGCTGGTCAAGGCCGAGCTGCCCGAGCTCGAAGCGCGTGCCGAAGAACTCGAAGCCGAGATCAAGGTCATGCTGCTGCCCAAGGATCCCAACGACGACAAGAACGTCATCCTGGAAGTCCGGGCCGGCAC is a genomic window containing:
- the rpmE gene encoding 50S ribosomal protein L31, with the translated sequence MQAGIHPNYAPVKITCACGAVFETRSTSGDFSLDICSQCHPFYTGKQKLVDTAGRVERFRRKYGKTEDKK